The Vibrio pomeroyi genome window below encodes:
- the apaG gene encoding Co2+/Mg2+ efflux protein ApaG: MDISTPCIKCQVHSKYIEEQSEPTKNRYVFAYIITIKNLSKTTVQLMSRRWLITDSNGKQLTIEGDGVVGQQPVIEANDEYTYTSGTVIETPVGVMQGHYVMTDNKGIDFITEVDPFRLAIPNILN, from the coding sequence ATGGATATATCTACGCCTTGTATCAAATGCCAGGTTCACTCTAAATACATAGAGGAGCAATCTGAGCCAACGAAGAACCGTTACGTCTTCGCCTACATCATTACCATCAAAAACCTAAGCAAAACAACGGTACAGCTGATGTCTCGCCGCTGGTTAATTACCGACTCTAACGGCAAACAACTCACCATTGAAGGTGATGGCGTGGTTGGACAACAACCCGTGATTGAAGCCAACGACGAATACACTTACACAAGTGGTACCGTCATCGAAACCCCTGTGGGTGTTATGCAGGGCCACTATGTGATGACCGATAACAAAGGCATTGATTTCATCACTGAGGTCGATCCATTCAGACTTGCGATCCCGAACATTCTTAATTAG
- the rsmA gene encoding 16S rRNA (adenine(1518)-N(6)/adenine(1519)-N(6))-dimethyltransferase RsmA: MRNDVHLGHKARKRFGQNFLNDPYIIDGIVSSINPLPGQNLVEIGPGLGAITEPVGKLVDKFTVIELDRDLAERLRNHPDLADKLTIREGDAMKFDFQELVKPNNKLRIFGNLPYNISTPLMFHLFEFHKDVQDMHFMLQKEVVNRLAAGPGSKAYGRLTVMAQYYCKVTPVLEVPPTAFVPPPKVDSAVVRLQPYEVLPYPAKDLKWLDRVCREGFNQRRKTVRNCYKSLIDKEVLEELGINPSMRPENLTLEQFVDMANWLHDSHNADK, encoded by the coding sequence ATGAGAAATGATGTCCACTTAGGGCACAAAGCGCGTAAACGTTTTGGTCAAAACTTCCTTAACGATCCATACATTATTGATGGCATCGTATCGAGCATTAACCCACTACCAGGTCAGAATCTAGTAGAGATCGGCCCTGGTCTAGGCGCTATTACTGAGCCTGTGGGTAAGCTTGTCGATAAATTTACCGTTATCGAATTGGATAGAGACCTTGCAGAGCGTCTTCGTAACCATCCGGATTTGGCTGACAAGCTAACAATCCGTGAAGGCGATGCGATGAAGTTCGACTTCCAAGAACTTGTTAAGCCAAACAATAAGCTACGCATCTTTGGTAACTTGCCATATAACATCTCTACACCTTTGATGTTCCACCTTTTTGAATTCCATAAAGACGTACAAGATATGCACTTTATGCTTCAAAAAGAAGTGGTTAACCGTTTGGCGGCAGGCCCTGGCAGCAAAGCTTACGGTCGTCTTACTGTAATGGCTCAATACTACTGTAAAGTTACGCCAGTGCTGGAAGTGCCACCAACGGCTTTCGTTCCGCCACCGAAAGTAGACTCAGCAGTTGTACGTTTGCAGCCATACGAAGTGTTACCTTACCCAGCAAAAGATCTAAAATGGTTAGATCGTGTTTGTCGTGAAGGCTTTAACCAACGTCGTAAAACCGTTCGTAACTGCTACAAGAGCTTAATTGATAAGGAAGTGCTTGAAGAACTTGGTATCAACCCAAGTATGCGTCCTGAAAACTTAACGCTCGAGCAGTTTGTCGACATGGCAAACTGGCTGCACGACAGTCACAACGCTGATAAATAA
- the pdxA gene encoding 4-hydroxythreonine-4-phosphate dehydrogenase PdxA, which yields MTTKRIVITAGEPAGIGPDLTLALSQESWPHQLVVCADKTLLAERAKILGIDVELLDYDANAAKQPQRSGTLVVKHVPLAETAVAGQLNEANGHYVLNTLETAAIGCMNDEFDAIVTGPVHKGVINRAGVAFSGHTEFFAEKSNTPLVVMMLATEGLRVALVTTHIPLAYVSQAVTEDRLEQIIAILNKDLVEKFAIEKPTIYVCGLNPHAGEDGCLGREEIETITPTLEKIRQKDGINLVGPLPADTIFNEKYLQDADAVLGMYHDQVLPVLKYKGFGRSVNITLGLPFIRTSVDHGTALDLAGKGQADTGSFRTALTHAIELVEKKQ from the coding sequence ATGACAACTAAACGCATTGTCATTACCGCGGGTGAACCAGCAGGGATAGGACCAGACTTAACTCTGGCTCTATCTCAAGAGAGCTGGCCTCATCAACTTGTGGTTTGTGCCGATAAAACACTGCTAGCCGAGCGAGCGAAAATCCTAGGTATTGATGTAGAGTTACTGGACTACGACGCAAATGCGGCTAAGCAACCACAACGCTCAGGCACACTGGTTGTGAAACATGTTCCACTCGCTGAAACGGCTGTTGCTGGCCAACTCAACGAGGCTAACGGTCATTACGTGTTAAATACTTTAGAAACCGCAGCAATTGGCTGTATGAATGATGAATTTGATGCTATTGTCACCGGCCCCGTTCACAAGGGTGTAATTAACCGAGCTGGCGTTGCTTTTAGCGGCCATACCGAGTTCTTTGCAGAGAAGTCCAATACACCGCTCGTGGTGATGATGTTGGCAACTGAAGGGCTGCGTGTTGCGCTAGTAACAACACATATCCCACTAGCTTATGTATCTCAAGCCGTAACCGAAGACAGGTTAGAGCAAATTATTGCGATTCTGAATAAAGACTTGGTTGAAAAGTTTGCTATTGAGAAACCAACTATCTACGTATGTGGCTTGAATCCACATGCAGGTGAAGATGGTTGTTTGGGTCGTGAAGAAATAGAAACCATCACCCCTACGCTAGAAAAAATTCGCCAAAAAGATGGCATCAATTTAGTTGGCCCGTTGCCAGCAGATACCATCTTTAATGAAAAATATTTGCAAGATGCAGATGCTGTTTTAGGTATGTATCACGACCAAGTACTCCCGGTATTGAAATACAAAGGGTTTGGTCGCTCAGTGAACATCACGCTTGGCTTACCGTTTATTCGCACATCAGTCGACCACGGTACCGCCTTAGACTTGGCAGGGAAAGGCCAAGCCGATACAGGGAGCTTTAGAACAGCGCTCACGCACGCCATTGAATTAGTAGAGAAAAAGCAATGA
- the surA gene encoding peptidylprolyl isomerase SurA, translated as MTLWKRTLIAIAAACTLSTSYAAPVELDSVKVIVNEGVILQSDIDASMKTLRANAKKSGQTLPSQDVLNEQVLEKLIIDTIQTQEAERIGVRIDDARLDQAIEGIAKDNNQTVEQLTASVAEEGLSYNAFREQVRKEIAASEARNALVRRRINILPAEVDNLADILAQETNATVQYKIGHIQLRFNDDQTKEELEAQAKDLVEELNSGKDFSTMAYTYSKGPKALQGGDWGWMRKEEMPTIFADQIKMQNKGSIIGPFRSGVGFHILKIEDVKGLETVAVTEVNARHILIKPTVILSDDGAKEQLEEITRRVNAGEASFGDLAQQYSQDPGSAVQDGELGYQTPDLYVPEFKHQVETLPEGKISAPFKTVHGWHIVEVLDRREVDRTDSALKNKAYQILFNRKFNEEAGAWLQEVRASAFVEMVEDDQDDN; from the coding sequence ATGACATTGTGGAAACGCACATTAATTGCTATCGCGGCAGCTTGTACTTTATCGACAAGCTACGCAGCGCCTGTTGAACTAGATAGCGTAAAAGTGATCGTGAACGAAGGCGTGATTTTACAAAGCGACATCGATGCTTCGATGAAGACACTGCGCGCAAATGCTAAGAAAAGTGGCCAAACATTACCATCGCAAGATGTGCTTAATGAGCAAGTGCTAGAAAAATTAATAATAGATACCATCCAGACTCAAGAAGCGGAACGTATTGGTGTTCGTATTGATGATGCTCGACTTGATCAAGCAATCGAAGGCATCGCGAAAGACAACAACCAAACCGTAGAACAACTTACCGCATCGGTTGCTGAAGAAGGTCTGAGCTACAACGCTTTTCGTGAGCAAGTAAGAAAAGAAATCGCAGCAAGCGAAGCTCGTAACGCTCTCGTACGTCGCCGTATCAACATCCTTCCTGCAGAAGTCGATAACCTTGCAGACATCTTAGCGCAAGAGACTAACGCGACGGTTCAATACAAAATTGGTCACATTCAACTTCGCTTTAATGATGATCAAACAAAAGAAGAGCTAGAAGCTCAAGCTAAAGATTTAGTTGAAGAACTAAACTCAGGCAAAGACTTCAGCACCATGGCTTATACTTACTCTAAGGGCCCTAAAGCACTGCAAGGCGGTGATTGGGGTTGGATGCGTAAAGAAGAGATGCCAACCATTTTTGCAGACCAAATCAAAATGCAGAATAAAGGCAGCATCATTGGCCCATTCCGTAGCGGTGTTGGCTTCCACATTCTAAAAATTGAAGATGTGAAAGGCCTAGAAACGGTTGCGGTAACTGAGGTGAATGCACGTCATATTTTGATTAAGCCTACAGTGATCCTAAGCGATGATGGCGCGAAGGAGCAACTTGAAGAAATCACGCGTCGCGTTAATGCCGGTGAAGCGAGCTTCGGTGACCTGGCTCAGCAATACAGCCAAGACCCAGGTTCTGCGGTTCAAGACGGCGAGCTAGGCTACCAAACACCTGACTTGTACGTACCAGAGTTCAAGCACCAAGTCGAGACGCTACCAGAAGGTAAAATCAGCGCACCATTTAAGACCGTTCATGGCTGGCACATCGTTGAAGTACTCGATCGTCGTGAAGTAGACCGTACTGATTCAGCATTAAAAAATAAAGCTTACCAAATTTTATTTAACCGTAAGTTCAACGAAGAAGCCGGTGCTTGGCTGCAAGAAGTAAGAGCAAGTGCCTTTGTTGAAATGGTTGAGGACGACCAAGATGACAACTAA
- the lptD gene encoding LPS assembly protein LptD, which produces MQCFSRTLLAASISTALYVSTTQAETITDSSVQEMPSIDQCLIEPAAENETQLPAHVESDRLEAINGDKAIYSGDVRVTQGNKTILADNVTLHQQENIVVAEGNVNFSDGQIKSVSDRATNNLTTDEMTLENTDYEFLCEPGRGDAVYISKTGKAVYEIEDGSITSCPIGDNAWRLRASSIDVDQNEEQATFYNPRFEIQSVPIFYLPYLTVPIGDTRKTGFLYPTVSYGSSDGFEAEIPVYWNLAPNYDLETTFKYMQERGTQLNSKFRYLSDFGSGSIKSEYLPDDKKFEEKGDRWGAQLEHSGIFQQSWLFEIDYSKVSDIDYFTDVSSSSIGNREDGQLLQEGKATYRSQNWDASVLVRDFQVLTDTTNNLPYRLMPQLEYNYYAPEVMDYLDFDMISHVSLFDTDASGKPSATRVHVEPGITVPVGNTWGTWTTEARLLGTYYQQDLDGVDTSAGSDYEGLEESTSRVIPEFRSHAGIVLERDTTIVGNYTQTLEPQVQYLYVPEEDQSEIGLYDTTLLQTDYYGLFRSRKYSGVDRIASANQISYGASSRFFDDEYRERLNISFGQIFYFDKDAKQTLSSEDSSDKTNYSSWAIEMDFNYDDYLFYHGGVQYDIDSSSMQLANSTLEYRFSGGYIQTNYRYVTEEYINETVDFDVSSITRDGISQAGLLGAYQISPKWSTSAQYFYDLTTQEDLEWLARLNYRSDCWYIGFTYSNRLTNNISDPNTTPEYENNFSVNFGIVGFGTNIGSDSGAVGDSSSDNSLSYGRPFFLNN; this is translated from the coding sequence ATGCAATGTTTTTCCCGCACCTTGTTAGCCGCGTCTATAAGCACCGCCTTATACGTGTCGACAACTCAAGCTGAAACAATAACCGATAGTAGTGTGCAGGAAATGCCCTCTATAGATCAATGCTTGATCGAACCCGCTGCCGAAAACGAGACACAACTGCCCGCTCATGTGGAATCAGATCGCTTAGAGGCTATCAATGGTGACAAGGCAATATATTCAGGTGATGTAAGAGTTACACAAGGCAACAAGACCATCCTTGCAGATAATGTAACGCTTCACCAACAAGAAAATATCGTTGTAGCTGAAGGCAACGTAAACTTTAGTGACGGTCAAATCAAATCAGTGTCGGATAGAGCAACTAACAATCTGACCACAGATGAAATGACACTAGAAAATACCGATTACGAATTTCTTTGCGAACCAGGCCGTGGTGATGCGGTATACATATCTAAGACAGGCAAAGCTGTTTATGAAATTGAAGATGGCTCAATCACCTCTTGTCCTATCGGCGACAACGCTTGGCGTCTAAGAGCTTCAAGTATCGACGTCGATCAAAATGAAGAACAAGCAACGTTTTATAACCCACGTTTTGAAATCCAGAGCGTGCCGATTTTCTACTTACCTTATTTAACTGTTCCTATTGGTGATACGCGTAAGACAGGCTTCTTGTATCCGACGGTTTCGTACGGTTCAAGCGATGGCTTTGAAGCAGAGATTCCTGTGTATTGGAACTTAGCGCCAAACTATGACTTAGAAACGACTTTTAAGTACATGCAAGAGCGTGGCACTCAACTCAACAGTAAATTCCGTTACTTAAGCGACTTTGGTTCAGGTAGCATTAAGTCTGAATATCTTCCTGACGATAAAAAATTCGAAGAGAAAGGCGACCGCTGGGGCGCTCAACTAGAACACTCAGGAATATTCCAGCAATCTTGGTTATTTGAGATTGATTACTCAAAAGTGAGTGACATCGATTACTTCACTGATGTGAGCTCAAGCAGCATTGGTAACCGTGAAGATGGCCAGTTACTTCAAGAAGGTAAGGCAACTTACCGCTCTCAAAACTGGGATGCATCGGTGCTTGTCCGAGATTTCCAAGTCCTAACCGATACAACGAATAATTTACCTTATCGATTAATGCCACAACTCGAGTATAACTATTATGCTCCAGAGGTAATGGATTACTTAGACTTCGACATGATCAGCCATGTCTCTCTCTTTGATACCGACGCTTCAGGTAAGCCTTCAGCTACTCGTGTACACGTTGAGCCAGGGATAACCGTCCCGGTAGGTAATACTTGGGGTACTTGGACAACCGAAGCTCGACTACTCGGTACATACTACCAACAAGATCTTGATGGCGTTGATACCAGTGCAGGATCAGATTATGAGGGCTTAGAAGAGTCCACTAGCCGTGTTATCCCTGAATTTAGAAGCCATGCTGGCATCGTTCTTGAGCGAGATACCACAATTGTTGGTAACTACACTCAAACACTAGAGCCACAAGTTCAGTATTTATATGTACCCGAAGAAGATCAAAGCGAAATTGGTCTTTACGATACAACACTACTACAGACTGATTACTATGGTTTATTCAGAAGCCGTAAATACAGTGGTGTAGACCGCATTGCATCAGCAAATCAAATTAGCTATGGCGCATCATCTCGCTTTTTTGATGATGAATACCGAGAACGCTTAAACATCTCTTTTGGTCAAATTTTCTATTTTGATAAAGATGCCAAGCAAACTTTAAGTAGTGAAGACTCAAGTGATAAAACTAATTATTCATCTTGGGCTATTGAAATGGATTTCAATTATGATGATTACCTTTTCTACCATGGCGGTGTGCAATACGACATTGATTCATCTTCGATGCAACTTGCTAACAGTACCCTTGAGTACCGTTTTTCTGGCGGCTATATACAAACCAACTACCGCTACGTTACAGAAGAATATATAAATGAAACTGTAGATTTTGACGTATCATCAATCACAAGAGATGGTATCTCACAAGCAGGCTTACTTGGTGCCTACCAAATTTCACCGAAGTGGAGCACAAGTGCTCAATATTTCTATGATTTAACCACACAAGAAGATCTAGAGTGGTTAGCTCGTTTAAACTACAGATCGGATTGTTGGTACATCGGCTTTACCTATAGTAACCGTTTAACGAACAACATTAGTGATCCAAATACCACACCTGAATATGAAAACAACTTCAGTGTGAACTTCGGTATTGTTGGTTTCGGTACCAATATCGGTTCTGACTCTGGCGCTGTTGGAGATAGCAGCTCTGACAACTCATTGAGCTACGGTCGCCCATTCTTCTTAAACAACTAA
- the djlA gene encoding co-chaperone DjlA, with protein sequence MQIFGKILGAFFGFLFGGPLGLIFGLFLGHQFDKARRLTQSGFNTSGFGRGPSQAERQNEFFKSAFAVMGHVAKAKGQVTPEEIQLASTMMERMNLHGEQRKAAQDAFRDGKESDFPLSDVLERVKISSGGRFDLLQFFLELQVSAAFADGSLHPSERQVLHKIAQGLGFSAEQLERRLQMQEAAFRFQQQGGSFGGGHHQGQSSGWQQASQQNQLGDAYKVLGVSESADGKEVKKAYRKLMNEHHPDKLMAKGLPPEMMNVAKEKSQEIQNAYDLIKKVKGFK encoded by the coding sequence ATGCAAATATTTGGCAAAATTTTGGGCGCTTTTTTTGGCTTTTTATTTGGAGGTCCGCTTGGTCTAATTTTTGGCCTATTTTTAGGGCACCAATTCGATAAAGCTCGTCGATTGACCCAATCGGGTTTTAATACATCTGGTTTTGGACGAGGGCCGAGCCAAGCCGAAAGGCAAAATGAGTTTTTTAAATCTGCTTTTGCAGTTATGGGACACGTTGCTAAGGCCAAAGGTCAGGTTACGCCAGAAGAGATTCAGCTCGCTTCTACAATGATGGAGCGTATGAACCTGCATGGTGAGCAACGTAAAGCGGCGCAAGATGCATTCCGTGATGGCAAAGAAAGCGACTTCCCGTTAAGTGATGTACTTGAGCGCGTAAAGATCTCGTCAGGTGGGCGTTTTGATCTTCTGCAGTTCTTCCTAGAGCTTCAAGTTTCAGCGGCATTTGCTGATGGAAGCCTGCACCCAAGTGAGCGTCAGGTTCTCCACAAGATTGCTCAGGGGCTTGGCTTCTCTGCAGAGCAACTTGAACGTCGCTTACAAATGCAAGAAGCTGCATTCCGTTTCCAGCAACAGGGTGGAAGCTTTGGTGGTGGCCATCACCAAGGGCAGTCGTCAGGTTGGCAACAGGCTTCACAACAGAACCAGCTTGGCGACGCATATAAGGTTCTTGGTGTGAGTGAAAGTGCCGACGGTAAAGAAGTGAAGAAAGCCTACCGCAAGCTGATGAATGAACATCACCCAGATAAGTTGATGGCGAAAGGTTTACCACCAGAGATGATGAACGTTGCGAAAGAAAAATCGCAAGAAATTCAAAATGCTTATGACCTAATTAAGAAGGTTAAAGGTTTTAAATAA